A genomic segment from Streptomyces sp. NBC_01233 encodes:
- a CDS encoding S8 family serine peptidase, translated as MHASRRRLISVAAISVTLLAGSATATASVAAAVEAPGTAPAATVAATAPVQNLIVGYKSSATEASSNTAAADDAAAKGKKAGKKAKFDRRLGTGAALVNLGGTVAPADAADVMAQFRADPDVAYVEPDSRAYAQAVTPNDTEYAKQWDLFEPTAGMNVPAAWDKTTGSGVTVAVIDTGYVAHSDVAPNIVAGYDFISSSADARDGNGRDNNPADQGDWNATDGECGLGSKASNSSWHGTHVAGTIAAATNNSKGVAGIAYGAKIQPVRVLGKCGGATSDIVDAITWASGGSVAGVPANATPAKVINMSLGGSGTCGTSYQNAINAAVARGTTVVVAAGNSNADAANFSPASCNNVINVASSNRAGDRSYYSNYGAIIDVAAPGGETRRATDTPGTVTTPENAILSTLNAGTTTPGAENYKPYQGTSMAAPHVAGLAALLKSANSSLTPAQIESAIKTNARPLAGTCTGGCGTGLADAAATVAAVTSTPPTPAFENGTDFAIGDNTTVESPITVTGKTGNAPATLKVGVNIVHTYIGDLKVDLVAPDGSVYTLHNRAGGSTDNINQVFTVNASSEVANGTWKLRVNDNAGGDTGKIDSWNLAF; from the coding sequence GTGCACGCTTCCAGACGTCGGCTCATATCCGTGGCGGCCATCTCCGTCACCCTGCTCGCCGGCTCCGCCACCGCCACCGCCTCGGTGGCCGCGGCCGTCGAGGCCCCCGGCACGGCGCCGGCCGCCACGGTCGCCGCCACCGCGCCGGTCCAGAACCTCATCGTCGGCTACAAGTCCTCGGCCACCGAGGCCAGCTCGAACACCGCGGCCGCCGACGACGCCGCCGCCAAGGGCAAGAAGGCCGGCAAGAAGGCGAAGTTCGACCGCCGCCTCGGCACCGGAGCGGCCCTGGTCAACCTCGGCGGGACCGTGGCCCCGGCCGACGCGGCCGACGTGATGGCCCAGTTCCGCGCCGACCCGGACGTCGCCTACGTCGAGCCGGACTCCCGCGCCTACGCCCAGGCCGTCACCCCGAACGACACCGAGTACGCCAAGCAGTGGGACCTCTTCGAGCCCACCGCCGGCATGAACGTTCCCGCCGCCTGGGACAAGACCACCGGCTCCGGCGTCACCGTCGCCGTGATCGACACCGGCTACGTCGCCCACTCGGACGTCGCGCCGAACATCGTCGCGGGCTACGACTTCATCTCCAGCTCCGCCGACGCCCGTGACGGCAACGGTCGCGACAACAACCCCGCCGACCAGGGTGACTGGAACGCCACCGACGGCGAGTGCGGCCTCGGCTCCAAGGCCAGCAACTCCTCCTGGCACGGCACCCACGTCGCGGGCACCATCGCCGCGGCCACGAACAACTCCAAGGGCGTCGCCGGCATCGCGTACGGCGCGAAGATCCAGCCCGTCCGCGTGCTCGGCAAGTGCGGCGGAGCCACGTCGGACATCGTCGACGCCATCACCTGGGCCTCCGGCGGCTCCGTGGCCGGTGTCCCGGCCAACGCCACCCCGGCCAAGGTCATCAACATGAGCCTCGGCGGCTCGGGCACCTGCGGCACCAGCTACCAGAACGCCATCAACGCCGCCGTCGCCCGCGGTACGACCGTGGTCGTCGCCGCCGGCAACAGCAACGCGGACGCGGCCAACTTCTCGCCCGCCAGCTGCAACAACGTGATCAACGTCGCCTCGAGCAACCGCGCGGGCGACCGCTCGTACTACTCGAACTACGGCGCGATCATCGACGTCGCCGCCCCGGGCGGTGAGACCCGCCGCGCCACCGACACGCCCGGCACCGTCACCACCCCCGAGAACGCCATCCTCTCCACGCTGAACGCGGGCACCACCACCCCCGGCGCGGAGAACTACAAGCCCTACCAGGGCACCAGCATGGCCGCCCCGCACGTCGCGGGCCTCGCCGCCCTGCTGAAGTCGGCGAACTCCTCGCTGACCCCGGCGCAGATCGAGTCGGCGATCAAGACGAACGCCCGTCCGCTGGCCGGCACCTGCACCGGCGGCTGCGGCACCGGTCTCGCCGACGCCGCCGCGACCGTCGCCGCCGTCACCTCGACCCCGCCCACCCCGGCCTTCGAGAACGGCACGGACTTCGCCATCGGTGACAACACCACCGTGGAGAGCCCGATCACCGTCACGGGCAAGACCGGCAACGCCCCGGCCACCCTCAAGGTCGGTGTGAACATCGTCCACACCTACATCGGTGACCTCAAGGTCGACCTCGTGGCCCCCGACGGCAGCGTCTACACGCTCCACAACCGGGCCGGCGGCAGCACGGACAACATCAACCAGGTCTTCACCGTCAACGCCTCCTCCGAGGTCGCCAACGGCACCTGGAAGCTCCGTGTGAACGACAACGCCGGCGGCGACACCGGCAAGATCGACTCCTGGAACCTCGCGTTCTGA
- a CDS encoding DUF1838 family protein, which produces MTSAATPAELLQAFARTRASLDGREVTFWWTGDVHSWAPGEPYRRLLGFEGLNVARLVADEETGGYQLLSREAAFYLDPRTREIAETWEDKPVVHVWNDPANQKWRPFPVPVTDLGDQVCFSLEIPLAYPSPLPVEEYPAQSADDTYRALELFQFFAPASVMGTDEASVPSTMSWTRMSPWLPWMEQGARPGGLTFHCRGRKLDTYAQVPERTRAYIADHHPEFAHAPEKWSEPNETSWTYFRKLFPPS; this is translated from the coding sequence ATGACATCAGCCGCGACACCCGCCGAGCTCCTGCAAGCATTCGCCCGCACCCGCGCCTCGCTGGACGGCCGCGAGGTCACCTTCTGGTGGACCGGTGATGTCCACTCCTGGGCCCCGGGCGAGCCCTACCGGCGCCTCCTCGGCTTCGAAGGGCTCAATGTCGCCCGCCTCGTCGCGGACGAGGAGACCGGCGGCTACCAGCTGCTCTCCAGGGAGGCCGCGTTCTACCTGGACCCCCGGACCCGGGAGATCGCGGAGACCTGGGAGGACAAGCCGGTGGTCCACGTCTGGAACGACCCGGCCAACCAGAAGTGGCGGCCGTTCCCGGTGCCCGTGACCGACCTGGGCGACCAGGTCTGCTTCAGCCTGGAGATCCCGCTCGCCTACCCCTCCCCCCTGCCGGTCGAGGAGTACCCGGCCCAGTCGGCCGACGACACCTACCGGGCACTGGAGCTCTTCCAGTTCTTCGCACCCGCGTCGGTGATGGGCACCGACGAGGCGAGCGTCCCCTCGACGATGTCCTGGACGCGGATGTCCCCGTGGCTGCCGTGGATGGAGCAGGGCGCGCGCCCGGGCGGCCTCACCTTCCACTGCCGGGGCCGCAAACTCGACACGTACGCGCAGGTCCCCGAGCGCACCCGCGCCTACATCGCGGACCACCACCCGGAATTCGCCCACGCCCCGGAGAAGTGGAGCGAACCGAACGAGACCAGCTGGACCTACTTCCGCAAGCTCTTCCCGCCCAGCTAG
- a CDS encoding DUF1996 domain-containing protein has translation MGKERRLLTLVICLVLGGGLAAAVLGASRAAGPHGGTVAGRPAPSDYVDIRDVPRVAAAPPAPGADGSTGSVVVDCGRNEQGHYNEDNLVVSPGLRAGAHHTHAYVGNLSTDAMSTEASLDAAATSCTGGDRSTYYWPVLRRLDRPGTRPHEHSAGHGNTGEVLPEVSVLVEFRGSPVSKVVAMPRFLRGMTGDAVAYTAAGDADVRARWGCSGSPDRSTTRYPRCPEDERVTRTLVFPSCWNGIDTAGAGHRSHLRFPGTNGVCPPDFFPVPELRVSLAYEVPAGVPVALDSFPEQRHSPKTDHAMFVNAMTDRQMAAVVGCLNEGRACRT, from the coding sequence ATGGGGAAAGAACGCCGACTGCTCACACTCGTCATCTGCCTGGTCCTGGGGGGCGGACTGGCCGCTGCGGTGCTGGGTGCCTCGCGAGCGGCCGGTCCGCACGGGGGGACCGTGGCAGGGCGTCCGGCGCCCTCCGACTACGTGGACATACGCGACGTTCCACGCGTCGCGGCCGCCCCTCCCGCCCCGGGTGCCGACGGATCCACCGGCTCGGTGGTGGTGGACTGCGGCCGCAACGAGCAGGGCCACTACAACGAGGACAATCTGGTGGTCTCGCCCGGCCTGCGGGCCGGCGCCCACCACACGCACGCGTACGTGGGCAACCTGTCCACGGACGCGATGTCGACCGAAGCCTCCCTCGACGCGGCCGCCACGAGCTGCACGGGCGGCGACCGGTCGACGTACTACTGGCCCGTCCTGCGGCGCCTCGACCGGCCGGGCACTCGCCCCCACGAGCACTCGGCGGGGCACGGGAACACGGGCGAGGTCCTCCCGGAGGTCTCGGTCCTGGTGGAGTTCCGCGGCAGCCCGGTGAGCAAGGTGGTGGCCATGCCGCGCTTCCTGCGCGGCATGACGGGCGACGCCGTCGCGTACACGGCGGCCGGCGACGCCGACGTACGGGCCCGCTGGGGGTGTTCCGGCTCCCCGGACCGGTCCACCACCCGCTACCCGCGCTGCCCCGAGGACGAGCGGGTCACCCGCACCCTGGTCTTTCCGAGCTGCTGGAACGGCATCGACACCGCCGGCGCCGGACACCGCTCGCACCTGCGCTTCCCCGGCACGAACGGCGTCTGCCCGCCGGACTTCTTCCCGGTGCCCGAACTGCGCGTCTCCCTCGCCTACGAGGTCCCCGCGGGGGTGCCCGTCGCGCTCGACTCCTTCCCCGAGCAGCGGCACAGCCCGAAGACGGACCACGCGATGTTCGTCAACGCGATGACCGACCGGCAGATGGCCGCGGTCGTCGGCTGCCTCAACGAGGGCCGCGCCTGCCGGACCTGA
- a CDS encoding sigma-70 family RNA polymerase sigma factor, with protein sequence MAGPLWPRTRRGSTDEVLIKSVYEEHGHALLAYATRLTGDRAAAEDVVQETLIRAWRHSEVLVNGKGSVRGWLLTVTRNIITDRYRAKAARPPEVSGASATPPVEADHADAVVDSMTVLGALDQLSPEHRDVLRELYYRQLSVAEAADALGIPAGTVKSRSHYALKALRDVFRDQRSKDSSFRDGKRPGGPPQRPAGLREVVA encoded by the coding sequence ATGGCCGGACCACTGTGGCCCCGCACTCGGCGGGGCTCGACCGATGAGGTACTGATCAAGTCGGTGTACGAGGAGCACGGTCACGCCCTGCTCGCGTACGCCACCCGGCTGACCGGGGACCGGGCCGCCGCCGAGGATGTCGTCCAGGAGACGCTCATCCGGGCCTGGCGGCATTCCGAAGTCCTGGTCAACGGAAAGGGTTCGGTGCGCGGCTGGCTGCTCACCGTGACCCGCAACATCATCACCGACCGCTACCGGGCCAAGGCCGCGCGGCCGCCGGAGGTCTCCGGGGCCTCGGCCACGCCTCCGGTGGAGGCGGACCACGCCGACGCGGTGGTGGACAGCATGACGGTCCTGGGGGCCCTCGACCAGCTGTCGCCGGAACACCGTGACGTCCTCAGGGAGTTGTACTACCGGCAGCTCAGCGTGGCGGAGGCGGCCGACGCCCTCGGCATCCCGGCGGGCACGGTCAAATCGCGTTCGCACTACGCGCTCAAGGCCCTGCGCGACGTCTTCAGGGACCAGCGTTCCAAGGACAGCAGCTTCAGAGATGGCAAACGACCGGGCGGGCCGCCCCAGCGGCCGGCCGGACTGCGTGAGGTGGTGGCATGA
- a CDS encoding anti-sigma factor family protein, which yields MNRQRHEEELLGPYVLGVLDAEEVRRIEDHMSGCVQCREELAALREMEAALGEVPEEAFLDGPPQGGDLLLQRTLRQMRGERAGAERRRAGFAGLAVAASLAAVFWAGTALGAGDPDSVALPAPPSPTASADPSPPPAGTKLLSATDPGTGVRMTVQMTPAAKWVRLHAAVTGVPRGERCRLIVVSKDGTRTTAGGWVVGGQENGEGKGASLDGSAAVDPANVKAVLVENEAGRTFVSVPA from the coding sequence ATGAACCGGCAGCGGCACGAGGAGGAACTGCTCGGCCCGTACGTGCTCGGCGTCCTGGACGCCGAGGAGGTCCGCCGGATCGAGGATCACATGAGCGGATGCGTGCAGTGCCGGGAGGAGTTGGCCGCGTTGCGCGAGATGGAAGCGGCACTGGGCGAGGTGCCCGAGGAGGCGTTCCTCGACGGACCGCCGCAGGGCGGGGACCTGCTGCTCCAGCGCACCCTGCGGCAGATGCGCGGTGAGCGGGCCGGTGCCGAGCGCCGGCGCGCGGGGTTCGCGGGACTGGCCGTGGCCGCCTCGCTGGCCGCCGTGTTCTGGGCCGGTACGGCACTGGGCGCCGGCGATCCCGATTCCGTCGCCCTGCCCGCGCCGCCGTCCCCGACGGCTTCGGCGGACCCTTCGCCGCCGCCCGCCGGGACCAAGCTGCTCTCCGCGACCGATCCGGGCACGGGCGTGCGGATGACCGTGCAGATGACGCCGGCCGCCAAGTGGGTGCGGTTGCACGCGGCGGTCACGGGAGTGCCGCGGGGCGAGCGGTGCCGGCTGATCGTGGTCTCCAAGGACGGTACGCGCACGACCGCGGGCGGCTGGGTCGTGGGCGGCCAGGAGAACGGCGAGGGCAAGGGCGCCTCGCTGGACGGTTCGGCGGCGGTGGATCCGGCCAACGTCAAGGCGGTCCTCGTGGAGAACGAGGCGGGCCGGACCTTCGTGTCCGTACCGGCCTGA
- a CDS encoding DUF7873 family protein, whose translation MPKLNQIIAVEKGVKSKSLQELTQAHHDVQKPALLAGISRTYQPKDEEGEQLPPESTRVQVKAEDVLRATAGTLTRLFDVTATKDWANRTAAADVVVDGTVLLAQVPVPYLLFLEKQLTDMHTFVRKLPVLDASESWNLDPSTDSWKTDAVRTIRTKKVPRNHVKAEATEKHPAQVEVYYEDVPVGYWTTVKFSGALPARRVNELLDRVEKLQQAVKFAREEANSAEVTDQRVGDAVFGYLFR comes from the coding sequence GTGCCGAAGCTGAATCAGATCATCGCAGTGGAAAAGGGCGTCAAGTCCAAGTCCCTCCAGGAGCTCACGCAAGCTCACCACGACGTCCAGAAGCCCGCCCTGCTGGCCGGCATCTCCCGGACCTACCAGCCCAAGGACGAGGAGGGCGAGCAGCTGCCGCCCGAGTCCACGCGGGTGCAGGTCAAGGCGGAGGACGTGCTGCGGGCGACCGCGGGGACCCTGACGCGGCTGTTCGACGTGACGGCGACCAAGGACTGGGCGAACCGCACCGCGGCCGCCGACGTCGTCGTGGACGGGACGGTCCTGCTGGCGCAGGTGCCCGTGCCGTACCTGCTCTTCCTGGAGAAGCAGCTGACGGACATGCACACCTTCGTGCGGAAGCTGCCGGTGCTGGACGCCTCCGAGTCCTGGAACCTCGACCCGTCGACGGACTCGTGGAAGACGGACGCGGTGCGCACGATCCGTACCAAGAAGGTGCCGCGCAACCACGTCAAGGCCGAGGCCACCGAGAAGCACCCGGCGCAGGTCGAGGTCTACTACGAGGACGTCCCGGTCGGGTACTGGACGACCGTGAAGTTCTCCGGTGCCCTGCCCGCCCGCCGGGTCAACGAGCTGCTCGACCGCGTGGAGAAGCTCCAGCAGGCCGTCAAGTTCGCCCGCGAGGAGGCCAACAGCGCCGAGGTCACCGACCAGCGGGTCGGGGACGCGGTGTTCGGCTACCTGTTCAGGTAG
- a CDS encoding ATP-grasp domain-containing protein, producing MRLCFLVEEHYRHDGMPNEVIGQLTAWGHRVDVVRPGGSLLRMSEAVDAGAHDAWVLKTVSGGPGLTLLEAAAAAGMTTVNDARSIRGVRDKALAAAIGRGRGLPLPTTYAVACPELLREIPAAEYPLVVKPADGSSGRAVRMVSSPERLETMLPLLAGEGMLIAQPYVPNAGTDIKVYGVGGELFATERCSPLHPDPSVRERRVPLSAEVAAIAAEVGAVYGLDLYGVDVLLGPHGPVVVDVNDFPSFRQVPDAAARVARAVLGLARAGGATRPTAPVALPYALPLSIPAQVSAQVSAQVSAVGGDGA from the coding sequence ATGAGGCTCTGCTTCCTGGTGGAGGAGCACTACCGCCACGACGGCATGCCGAACGAGGTGATCGGGCAGCTGACCGCGTGGGGGCACCGGGTGGACGTGGTGCGGCCGGGCGGGTCGCTGCTGCGCATGTCCGAGGCCGTGGACGCGGGGGCGCACGACGCCTGGGTGCTCAAGACCGTCTCCGGCGGGCCGGGTCTCACGCTGCTCGAAGCCGCCGCCGCGGCCGGGATGACCACCGTCAACGACGCCCGGTCCATCCGGGGCGTACGGGACAAGGCGCTGGCCGCCGCCATCGGGCGCGGCCGGGGGCTGCCGCTGCCGACCACGTACGCGGTGGCCTGCCCCGAACTGCTCAGGGAGATACCGGCGGCGGAGTACCCGCTCGTCGTCAAGCCCGCCGACGGAAGCTCCGGACGGGCCGTGCGCATGGTGTCCTCGCCGGAGCGGCTGGAGACGATGCTTCCCCTCCTTGCGGGCGAGGGCATGCTGATCGCCCAGCCGTACGTGCCCAACGCGGGCACGGACATCAAGGTGTACGGGGTCGGCGGCGAGCTCTTCGCGACCGAGCGCTGCTCCCCGCTGCACCCGGACCCCTCGGTGCGGGAGCGCCGGGTGCCGCTGTCGGCCGAGGTGGCGGCGATCGCCGCCGAGGTGGGGGCGGTCTACGGGCTGGACCTGTACGGGGTGGACGTGCTCCTGGGCCCGCACGGGCCGGTGGTCGTCGACGTGAACGACTTCCCGAGCTTCCGTCAGGTGCCGGACGCGGCGGCGCGGGTGGCGCGGGCGGTACTGGGGCTGGCGCGGGCGGGCGGCGCCACGCGGCCGACGGCGCCCGTGGCGCTGCCGTACGCGCTGCCCCTGTCGATCCCGGCTCAGGTCTCGGCTCAGGTCTCGGCTCAGGTCTCGGCCGTGGGGGGCGACGGCGCATGA
- a CDS encoding ATP-grasp domain-containing protein, with the protein MRIGLITPEPGHPLLADTTALLAPEHTVEALDPVTLGEVPLPPADVYLLKSRTPHALGLARHLERQGAPVVNSAAATALCQDRTEMAELALRAGLPFAPTRTHGSLSTWAAEARLDAPVVVKSRRSRRGDLVARVDDAARLRELAREWPHEPVVVQDHAPNNGWDHKLWAIGDQVFSALRRSELSPGGRGPTRPLPAAELPPGWAGLVREVGTVFALDVYGVDIIDTGGGTPLIVDVNAFPGIRGQAGAPEALAALALRRAAERTRGAAEQ; encoded by the coding sequence ATGAGGATCGGCCTGATCACCCCGGAGCCCGGGCATCCGCTGCTGGCGGACACCACCGCGCTGCTGGCCCCGGAGCACACGGTCGAGGCCCTCGACCCGGTCACGCTCGGGGAGGTGCCGCTGCCGCCGGCCGACGTGTACCTGCTGAAGTCGCGGACGCCGCACGCGCTGGGGCTCGCACGCCACCTGGAGCGACAGGGGGCGCCGGTGGTGAACTCCGCGGCGGCCACCGCGCTGTGCCAGGACCGTACGGAGATGGCGGAGCTCGCCCTGCGCGCCGGGCTGCCCTTCGCCCCGACCCGGACCCACGGATCCCTCTCGACCTGGGCGGCCGAGGCACGGCTCGACGCCCCCGTGGTCGTCAAGAGCCGACGCAGCCGCCGGGGCGACCTCGTCGCCCGCGTGGACGACGCGGCCCGCCTGCGGGAGTTGGCGCGGGAGTGGCCGCACGAGCCGGTCGTCGTGCAGGACCACGCGCCCAACAACGGCTGGGACCACAAGCTGTGGGCGATAGGGGACCAGGTCTTCTCGGCCCTGCGCCGCTCCGAGCTCTCCCCCGGGGGCCGCGGCCCCACCCGGCCCCTGCCGGCGGCCGAACTGCCCCCGGGATGGGCCGGCCTGGTGCGTGAGGTGGGCACGGTGTTCGCGCTCGACGTCTACGGAGTGGACATCATCGACACCGGCGGCGGTACACCGCTGATCGTGGACGTCAACGCCTTCCCCGGGATCCGGGGACAGGCCGGCGCCCCGGAGGCCCTCGCGGCGCTGGCCCTGCGCCGGGCCGCGGAGCGGACCCGAGGAGCGGCCGAGCAGTAG
- a CDS encoding zinc-dependent alcohol dehydrogenase family protein → MRAVVFERYGEQAEVRDVPEPRPAAGGVVVRVEATGLCRSDWHGWMGHDPDIVLPHVPGHELAGVVEAVGAGVSNWRVGDRVTAPFVCACGSCADCAAGDHQVCARQTQPGFTHWGSFAEYVALDHADVNLVAVPRELSYATAAGLGCRFATAFRAVVAQGRVAAGEWVSVYGCGGVGLSAVMIAAAAGARVVAVDTAPGALELARKFGAVHGVDAAAHADTAAVIRELTGGGAHLSLDALGSPVTAAASVSGLRRRGRHVQVGLLPTAAGTAALPMDRVIGWELEILGSHGMAAHAYPPMMELVRGGVLRPDLLVTSTIPLEAAPAALAAMGSAAGAGVTVILPGSGARG, encoded by the coding sequence ATGCGAGCGGTGGTCTTCGAGCGGTACGGGGAGCAGGCCGAGGTCAGGGACGTGCCGGAGCCGCGTCCGGCGGCGGGCGGCGTGGTCGTGCGGGTGGAGGCCACCGGGCTGTGCCGCAGCGACTGGCACGGGTGGATGGGTCACGATCCGGACATCGTGCTGCCGCACGTGCCCGGGCACGAACTGGCGGGCGTGGTCGAGGCGGTGGGGGCCGGGGTCTCGAACTGGCGGGTCGGCGACCGGGTCACGGCCCCGTTCGTGTGCGCCTGCGGAAGCTGCGCCGACTGCGCGGCGGGTGACCACCAGGTCTGCGCGCGGCAGACACAGCCCGGGTTCACCCACTGGGGGTCCTTCGCCGAGTACGTGGCCCTGGACCACGCCGACGTGAACCTGGTGGCCGTACCCCGGGAACTCTCGTACGCCACGGCGGCCGGGCTCGGCTGCCGCTTCGCGACGGCGTTCCGGGCGGTGGTGGCGCAGGGCAGGGTCGCGGCGGGCGAGTGGGTCAGCGTGTACGGCTGCGGCGGAGTGGGCCTCTCCGCCGTGATGATCGCGGCGGCGGCCGGGGCACGGGTGGTCGCCGTGGACACCGCGCCGGGAGCCCTGGAGCTGGCACGGAAGTTCGGCGCCGTGCACGGTGTGGACGCCGCGGCCCACGCCGACACCGCTGCCGTGATACGGGAGTTGACCGGTGGTGGCGCACACCTCTCGCTCGACGCACTGGGCTCGCCGGTGACGGCGGCGGCCTCGGTGAGCGGTCTGCGCCGCCGGGGCAGGCACGTGCAGGTGGGGCTGCTTCCGACGGCGGCCGGCACGGCGGCCCTGCCGATGGACCGGGTGATCGGCTGGGAGCTGGAGATCCTGGGGAGCCACGGGATGGCGGCGCACGCCTACCCGCCGATGATGGAGCTGGTCCGGGGCGGGGTGCTGCGCCCGGACCTGCTGGTCACCTCGACGATCCCGCTGGAGGCTGCCCCGGCAGCGCTGGCCGCGATGGGCTCGGCCGCAGGAGCCGGGGTCACCGTCATCCTGCCGGGATCGGGGGCGCGGGGCTGA
- a CDS encoding maleate cis-trans isomerase family protein, with protein METEVPAILRARQAVAPDERFTFHSSRMRMTHVTPEQLRAMDADSDRCAVELSDARVDVLGYACLVAIMSMGLGYHRTAEQRLHTRTAENGAPAPVVTSAGALVHGLHTIGAKKIALLAPYMRPLTRTVVDYLTHEGIEVLDYEALEIPDNLDVAAHDPARLPGLARALEYSDADAVVLSACVQMPSLGAIEEAEQLLGKPVVSAAVCTAHQLLRALDLDAVAPGAGHLLSGKYARAALPA; from the coding sequence ATGGAAACCGAGGTCCCGGCCATCCTCCGGGCCCGCCAGGCCGTCGCACCCGACGAGCGCTTCACCTTCCACTCCAGCCGGATGCGCATGACCCACGTGACCCCGGAACAGCTCAGGGCCATGGACGCGGACTCCGACCGCTGCGCCGTGGAACTGTCCGACGCCCGGGTCGACGTGCTCGGCTACGCCTGCCTGGTCGCCATCATGAGCATGGGCCTCGGCTACCACCGGACCGCGGAACAGCGGCTGCACACCCGCACCGCCGAGAACGGGGCGCCCGCCCCCGTCGTCACCAGCGCCGGAGCCCTCGTTCACGGGCTGCACACCATCGGAGCCAAGAAGATCGCGCTGCTGGCCCCCTACATGCGCCCGCTCACGCGGACCGTCGTGGACTACCTCACCCACGAGGGCATCGAAGTCCTCGACTACGAGGCCCTCGAGATCCCGGACAACCTCGACGTCGCCGCCCACGACCCGGCCCGGTTGCCGGGCCTCGCGCGGGCGCTGGAGTACTCGGACGCCGACGCCGTGGTGCTCTCCGCCTGCGTGCAGATGCCGTCCCTGGGCGCCATCGAGGAGGCCGAACAGCTCCTGGGCAAGCCGGTCGTCTCCGCGGCGGTCTGCACCGCCCACCAGCTGCTCCGCGCCCTGGACCTCGACGCCGTGGCCCCGGGGGCGGGCCACCTGCTGTCGGGCAAGTACGCACGGGCCGCCCTTCCGGCCTAG
- a CDS encoding fumarylacetoacetate hydrolase family protein — translation MRLLTFTTGTTGTTERLGVEADGLVLDLAVLADHAGARLPHDLLSFVQAGPAAEEAARQLLAADPAGRPADAVHRLEDVTLRAPLRPGKIIGVGLNYIEHVEESSRSLDTDKDLPPRPVLFGKPATAVTGPGQPILHNADLTTQLDWECELAVVIGRTAHRVSEEEAYDHIFGFSIINDISARDQRRSGQWFFSKGQDSYAPFGPVIVTRDEIRDPMALDLSLRVNGVTKQKSNTRHMLFPIARLIADISSGMTLEPGDVIATGSPSGVGAGMVPPEFLTPGDTVEATVELIGTLTNPVVDAR, via the coding sequence ATGCGCTTGCTGACCTTCACCACCGGAACCACCGGAACCACCGAACGCCTGGGCGTCGAGGCCGACGGCCTCGTCCTCGACCTGGCGGTCCTGGCCGACCACGCCGGCGCGCGGCTCCCGCACGACCTGCTGTCCTTCGTCCAGGCCGGCCCGGCCGCGGAGGAAGCGGCCCGGCAGCTGCTCGCCGCCGACCCCGCCGGACGGCCCGCCGACGCCGTCCACCGGCTGGAGGACGTGACCCTGCGCGCCCCGCTGCGCCCCGGCAAGATCATCGGTGTCGGCCTCAACTACATCGAGCACGTCGAGGAGTCCAGCCGCAGCCTCGACACCGACAAGGACCTGCCGCCGCGCCCGGTCCTCTTCGGCAAGCCCGCCACCGCCGTCACCGGACCGGGCCAGCCGATCCTGCACAACGCCGACCTGACCACCCAGCTGGACTGGGAATGCGAACTCGCCGTCGTCATCGGCCGCACCGCCCACCGGGTGAGCGAGGAGGAAGCGTACGACCACATCTTCGGCTTCAGCATCATCAACGACATCAGCGCCCGCGACCAGCGCCGCTCCGGCCAGTGGTTCTTCTCCAAGGGCCAGGACTCCTACGCCCCCTTCGGCCCGGTGATCGTGACGCGCGACGAGATCCGCGACCCCATGGCACTCGACCTCTCGCTGCGCGTCAACGGCGTCACCAAGCAGAAGTCGAACACGCGCCACATGCTCTTCCCGATCGCCCGCCTCATCGCCGACATCAGCTCCGGCATGACCCTGGAACCCGGCGACGTCATCGCGACGGGCTCGCCCTCCGGCGTCGGCGCCGGCATGGTCCCGCCGGAGTTCCTCACCCCCGGTGACACGGTGGAGGCCACCGTCGAGCTGATCGGCACCCTGACCAACCCCGTCGTCGACGCCCGCTGA